Genomic segment of Candidatus Zixiibacteriota bacterium:
GGACGGGCAGCCGATGCCGGTCTATCCGAAAGTGAACATCTACGGCGCATCCATGCGGGGACAGATATTAGGCGGTATCGCCTGGGTAGAGGGCGGCTATTTTGACTCACGCCAGGATCGGGATGGGGATCAGCCGTTGATGCCCAACTCATCGGCTACCTGGCTGACCGGGTTCGAGCGGCAGATCGCGACCAATCTGACAGTGAACGCGCAGTGGCAGGGGGACCTGATGATGGAGTACGATAAGTACAAAGTGGGTCAGGAGTTCATGGGCGGCTATGTGCGCGATGAGCTGTATCATCTGCTGACCACGCGCATCACCAAGCTCCTGCATTCGGAGCTGGTGACCTTGTCGGCGTTCGTGTTCTACTCGCCGACCGATGAGGATATGTACGCGCGTCTCAACGCCGAGTACAAGTACACCGACCAGGTGACATTTGCGCTGGGTGCGAACATATTCGACGGTAACAGTCCGGCGACGAGCTTTGGGCAGTTCCAGCGGAACGACAACCTGTTCTTCAAAGTTACCTACAACTACTGAGAAGGAACAACGTGATGACAATAGAGAATTCCATTCGAATCCTGGCGGGCACGATGGTGCTGATTTCGCTGATTTTGTATCTGCTGGTGTCGCCGTATTGGCTTTTGCTGGCGGCGTTTGTGGGGCTAAATCTGGTTCAATCCGCGTTCACCGGATTTTGCCCGGCGGAGATGATTTTCAGAAGGCTGATGCCATCGGCGAAATAGACATAGATCCTTCCTGAGGTGCAGCGAAAGGCCGGTATGTCCTTGTGATATGCCGGCCTTGATATTTGGAGACATGTAATTGACGCGGTGGGGGCGACAAACTCGGGCAGGGTACCCTCACCGCCACCCTTCCCATTCCGGCAGTTCTTGCTCGCCCGAGATGCGCGGTCCACAGTCAGTACGTGCAAAGAGTCCCGTGTCGAGAGCGAGTGTGAACTGCCGGTCCTTGAGGCCCCGTTCAATCGGTCGGGTCACACGAGCTCTATTAGCTTCGACCGGATGATTTGATAGCCTTACTTTGCGGGCAATTTTGCGAGCCGCGTCTCAATAGAAGTGAGCTCGCAAGACCCGATCGAACAACTGAATGTAGCGTAGGTCTGATTCCGAGGTTACTTCGGCCATGAGACCCTCGGCAGCCGTAGGCCGGGTTCCGAGGTCGTTTCGACCGAGAAACACGGCACCCCTGCTTTCCGAGATTGCTTCGGCGCGGCGCCTCGCAATGACTCTATCGACAGACTTTCACCCACTGCGAGGCAATGTCAGTCCCAGCAATTGTGCCATCTGTTTTGCATTTGTCGCCGCCTGGCCGAGATGGCAGTTGTTGAAATAGAGATAGGCCGCTCTCACCTTTAGACGGATTTCCTCGATCTTCGGCAGCCATTCTTTGAGTTCATCTTCCGAATAGAGATAATCGTACCGGTCGTGGCCGCTTCCGCTGTACCATTTGGCGGCATTGCGGCCGTGAAAGCGGACATAGGCGACGTCGCCGGTGATAAGTGGAGTTGGTGGCACCATCTGGGGCAACTGCGGCTCATCGACCGAGACACAGTTGAGGTTCAGCGAGCGGAGTTTCTCCATCACCTCAGGCCTGATCCAGCTGGCGTGGCGAAATTCGATAAAGAGCGGAAGGTTGGGCATTTCCTTACGGCACAGTTCGAGATGTCTCTCGTTCAATTTGGAGCGACTGAACGACCAGGGGAACTGAAGCAATACACCGGTGAGCTGGCTGGACTCTGCGAGCGGAGCGATCGACTGTAGAAACTTGGGCGTCTCATCGTGAATCAAATCGCGCCGGTGTGTGGCGGACGTGTGCGCCTTGACCATAAATGTAAAATGGCCCGGCACTCTTTTGAGCATGCTCGCAAACACACGGGAATGAGGGATGGCATAGTAGGTGGCGTTGATCTCAACGGTGTCGAAAAACCGGGCGTAGTGTTCCAGCATCTGTCCCTTAGCGATCCTGACGGGGTAAAACGATCCGCGCCAATCCTCGAAGGAGTAGCCGGAGGTGCCAATGTGAAGGGAACCGAGTGGCATGGTGATAATGTACGTTTGAAATCAGGGGCGGCAAATCACGTTTGAGGCGGTTGCAGAGGTCGCCAGGTCACACTCGGTCTCGACTTGAGAGATGATGTGTCAAATCTGCTCGACAGCTGTTGTCTCGGCCGACCAAGACCTGGCGAAACGGGTAACCTTTGGCCAGGCCGCGTCTTGACATTTCCCCCCTTTTCCAATTCCTTCCCCACACGAAAAACTAACCCAGACATGAAAGACCTTTCGCATGGCTGACAAATACATCTTCAGCATGTTCCGGCTGAACAAGTTCTACGGGCAAAAACAGGTACTCAAGGATATCGGGCTGTCGTTCTATCCCGGAGCCAAGATCGGGATCGTGGGAGAGAACGGCGCCGGCAAATCGACTGTCCTTCGCATCATGGCCGGGCTCGACGATGCTTTCCAGGGGAAAGCGTTCATCACTCCCGGCTACCGTGCCGGCATGGTCATGCAGGAGCCGCAACTGGATGAGACGCTGACGGTCCGGCAGTCGATCGAGCTCGCGTTTGCGCCGACAGTCGCTCTGATCAACGAATACAACGAGATCACAGCCAAGATGGCGGAGCCGATGTCCGATGATGACATGGCCAAGGCGATGGAGCGGATGGGGGAGCTTCAGGACAAGCTTGATGCCGCCGACGGCTGGAATCTGGACCAGCATCTGGCAGTGGCGAGCGATGCGCTCTGTCTACCGGAAGATGACCGGATTGTCGGCACGCTATCAGGAGGCGAGCGTCGGCGCGTGGCGCTGTGCAAAGTGCTCTTGGAGAAGCCTGACCTGCTCCTACTTGACGAGCCGACCAACCATCTTGACGCCGAGACAGTGGACTGGCTGGAGGCGCAACTTCGCGAATACCCCGGTACGGTAATCATCGTGACGCACGACCGGTATTTTCTCGACAATATCACCAAGTGGATCCTTGAGCTTGAAGATGGCCGCGGGATACCGTACGAAGGGAACTATAGTTCCTGGCTGGAGCAGAAGCTGGCCAAATTGACCACCAGGGAGAAAGATGACTCGCCGCGCGGACGGGCGCTGGCGCACGAACTGGCCTGGATCAAGATGTCAAACAAGGACCGTCACCAGATGGCCCGTACGCGCATACTGGAATACGAGCAGTTGGTGGCGCGCGAGTCGGCAGCATCAAAAGAAGATGGTTCGGTTATCACGATCGCGCCCGGCCCGGCGCTCGGCGACCAGGTGCTGGAGTTCAAGAATGTCTCCAAGCAGTTCGGCGATAATGCGCTATTCAACGACCTCAGTTTCATTATGCCGAAATCCGCCGTGGTGGGATTGGTAGGCCCGAATGGGGCCGGCAAAACCACTTTGCTTCGGCTGGTTGTCGGACAGGAAAAACCGGACAGCGGGAATGTGACCGTTGGTGCCACGGTGAAGGTTGCCCATGTGGATCAGGGGCGGGAGTCATTGACGGGAGATCGTCCCTTGCTGGACGAAGTGGGAGACGGTCAGGCGGAGATACAGCTGGGCAAGCAGGCGGTGCCGATACGCCAATATCTCGCACGGTTTGGATTCAAGGGGGCGGACCAACAGAAGACGGTCGGTGAACTCTCCGGTGGCGAGCGGAACCGGTGTCATCTGGCCAAAGTGCTTAAGATCGGCGGCAACCTGCTCCTGTTGGACGAGCCGACAAACGATCTTGATGTCAACACGCTTCGCATGTTGGAAGAAGCGATACTCAATTATCCGGGCTGTGTGATGGTGATCAGCCACGACCGGTTCTTTCTGGATCGCATCTGCACTCACTTGCTGGTGTTCGAGGGAGAGGGAAATGTTCGGTGGTTCGACGGGAACTTCAAGGAGTACGAAGAGTGGCGGAGCAAGGAGTTGGGTGGGCATTTGTTCGAGAATCGCCGCAATCGGTATCGGAAGCTGGTGAAGGCGTAACTCGCGTAGTCATAGCTTCTCTATTAGAAACAGGGGAGAGATTGCTTCGTCCGGTTCGACTTTGGCGAATCCTCCTCGCAATGACGTGACCTCGTGTGTGAAAAACGATTAAAGAGTACAGTACAACGCCAGAAATCAAAAAGGCGGCCTGGGCGGCCGCCTTTTTTGGTGGGTAGTCACTAAGGGAAGAGGAAAAGCGACTACTTTACTTGCGTGCTCCGCTCACGGACAGGCCGGGAGGGAGGCACCGAAGAACAGGAAGTCGATCAGAGCCTGCAAGTCCGAGATATCAACCGACGCTGAGTTATCGACATCGTTCTCCTGGAAGCAGCTCGAAATAGAACCGCCGAAGAACAAGAAGTCGACCATCGCCGACAAGTCTGAGATGTCCACGAGATCGCCGGGATCGCCGTCGACATTTCCTGTGTTGCCAGTGCAGCAGGAGCAGGTGTACGTGGCGACTTCACCCATGTGACCGCCGCAGTACAGGAAAGTCCAACCGGCCGCCCAGGACTGGCTCAGCGGCTGTGCGGGGTCGAAAGCACCGGAATATCCGACGGTCTGAATGTAGCCGTTCGGATCGACCACAGCCTGGAAGCTGGTGGCGGCAGGGCTGCAGGTAGCCGGACGAGGATCAAGACCGGCATTTTGGATGCGGCTGGTGCCGCGAGCCAGCGGGTCGGTCAGCTCAAGCGAGTTGTTCGCCGCCATGTAAGCATCGACACCTGTGCCGTTGGAAATAGCCGTCCAAGTGGTACCAGCTCCGAAATTGGCGAAAAAGTTGTTCTCCAGCTTGACCTGCGTACCGATGAGAGCATTCGACGCAGCGTTGCTGATATCGACCGCCTTGCGGGCCCAATCTGAGTAGATCGAATTGTAGAAGTATCCGCCGGTTCCGGAGCGGAAACTGACCACATAGTCATTGTCCGTTTCACCAGAGGCCGCGCCGGAGCCGTATCCGGTAACGTTCGAGATATACGGCCAGGCGCCCGGAGCCGTAATGCAACCACCCGGCGTGCAGTAATCGATCTCGTGAGCGCGGCTGCCTGAGGACGGAAGGACAGCATCCTTGATGCAGAACCAGAACTGGCCGGAACCACTGTAGCCGAAGTCCCAGTCGAAACCATCGTCATCGCAGAAAGCAGTGATCAAATACGACGTGTTGACAGTCCCGCCGAAGAACTCGAACCCATCGTCCAGATTCTGGTACGCTTCGACGTGATCGATGACTGTTCCGCTGCCCACGCCGCCCATGGTGAGGCCGTTGATTTCGTTGGCCGCGCCGATGATGGAGCCACCATGACGCAGAGAAGCGTAGCGGAAGACGCCGGAGTTGTCGTTCGGTATACCGCCGCCGAATTCGCCGCGCGGCTCGGTGGTCGGAATCCCTTCAATCTGGGCGACACCGGTGGCGGTGGTGACGGTCGAGTTGCCGAGAATAATGACCGAGCCCCAGAGCCCCTTGCCGGCGGCGCCGAGAGGGATATCATTCGGGTCATCGACATCGTCGGTCGACGCCGTGAACACGACCGGGCAGTCGGATGCGCCGGTAGCGTAGATCTTGCCGCCGCGCGCCACAATGAGAGCGGTCGCAGCCGCGCCTTGGCCGGGGTTACCCTTGATGACGGTGCCGGGACCGATAATCAGTTGTTCGCCTGTCTCGACGTATACGAATCCGCTTAGGTTGATAACGGTGTCCTGATTCCAGACCACTGTGCCGACCATGTTGGCATCGGTGAACACCTGCACAGGCTTGCCATTGTCTGTGATGCAGTTGCAGTCGGCCAGTTGAGTACACTGAATGAGAATGTTGTAGAACGACGTGGCGGACCAGCCGCAGAGCCAGGGACTGACATTCGGCTCGAACGCGCCACGGTAGGTGGTGGGCACGATGTAACCGTTCGGATCGGCCACTGCCACCGCACCGGCGACAGCGGTGTTGATTGACCGGGGATCAAGGCCGTTGTTCTGGATGCGACTGATGGATGCGACATTCGCCGTGGCGGTAATCGCATTATTGGCCGCCATGTAGGCATCGACGCCCGCGCCGTTGCAGATGGCCGTGAAAGTAGCGCCGGCGCCGAATCCAAAGTACAGGTTGTTTTCGAGTTTAACCTGGGTGCCGATCAGCGCGTTGGAGGCGGCGT
This window contains:
- a CDS encoding DUF72 domain-containing protein, which gives rise to MPLGSLHIGTSGYSFEDWRGSFYPVRIAKGQMLEHYARFFDTVEINATYYAIPHSRVFASMLKRVPGHFTFMVKAHTSATHRRDLIHDETPKFLQSIAPLAESSQLTGVLLQFPWSFSRSKLNERHLELCRKEMPNLPLFIEFRHASWIRPEVMEKLRSLNLNCVSVDEPQLPQMVPPTPLITGDVAYVRFHGRNAAKWYSGSGHDRYDYLYSEDELKEWLPKIEEIRLKVRAAYLYFNNCHLGQAATNAKQMAQLLGLTLPRSG
- the ettA gene encoding energy-dependent translational throttle protein EttA: MADKYIFSMFRLNKFYGQKQVLKDIGLSFYPGAKIGIVGENGAGKSTVLRIMAGLDDAFQGKAFITPGYRAGMVMQEPQLDETLTVRQSIELAFAPTVALINEYNEITAKMAEPMSDDDMAKAMERMGELQDKLDAADGWNLDQHLAVASDALCLPEDDRIVGTLSGGERRRVALCKVLLEKPDLLLLDEPTNHLDAETVDWLEAQLREYPGTVIIVTHDRYFLDNITKWILELEDGRGIPYEGNYSSWLEQKLAKLTTREKDDSPRGRALAHELAWIKMSNKDRHQMARTRILEYEQLVARESAASKEDGSVITIAPGPALGDQVLEFKNVSKQFGDNALFNDLSFIMPKSAVVGLVGPNGAGKTTLLRLVVGQEKPDSGNVTVGATVKVAHVDQGRESLTGDRPLLDEVGDGQAEIQLGKQAVPIRQYLARFGFKGADQQKTVGELSGGERNRCHLAKVLKIGGNLLLLDEPTNDLDVNTLRMLEEAILNYPGCVMVISHDRFFLDRICTHLLVFEGEGNVRWFDGNFKEYEEWRSKELGGHLFENRRNRYRKLVKA
- a CDS encoding DUF2892 domain-containing protein, producing the protein MTIENSIRILAGTMVLISLILYLLVSPYWLLLAAFVGLNLVQSAFTGFCPAEMIFRRLMPSAK
- a CDS encoding T9SS C-terminal target domain-containing protein gives rise to the protein MLRKIMLTLFVLVLPALSYSQVSEAGKPVKVVTDANIVGTTVWSADTVWNLTGFVYVESGEILIIEPGTIIKGNPGQGASATALIVARGGKIYAEGTEKKPIIFTAISDNVDDPNDIPLGAAGKGLWGSVIILGSAPVTTATGVAQIEGIPTTEPRAEYGGVNPNDNSGVFRYVSLRHGGSIIGAANEINGLTMGGVGRGTKIDHVEAFQNLDDGFEFFGGTVNTSYLAAVFCDDDGFDWDFGFSGSGQFWFVLKDAVLPSSGSRAHEIDYCTPGGCIAAPGVWPYVSNVTGIGSGAASGETDNDYVVSFRSGTGGYFYNNVYEDFAQRAVDISNAASNALIGTQVKLENNLYFGFGAGATFTAICNGAGVDAYMAANNAITATANVASISRIQNNGLDPRSINTAVAGAVAVADPNGYIVPTTYRGAFEPNVSPWLCGWSATSFYNILIQCTQLADCNCITDNGKPVQVFTDANMVGTVVWNQDTVINLSGFVYVETGEQLIIGPGTVIKGNPGQGAAATALIVARGGKIYATGASDCPVVFTASTDDVDDPNDIPLGAAGKGLWGSVIILGNSTVTTATGVAQIEGIPTTEPRGEFGGGIPNDNSGVFRYASLRHGGSIIGAANEINGLTMGGVGSGTVIDHVEAYQNLDDGFEFFGGTVNTSYLITAFCDDDGFDWDFGYSGSGQFWFCIKDAVLPSSGSRAHEIDYCTPGGCITAPGAWPYISNVTGYGSGAASGETDNDYVVSFRSGTGGYFYNSIYSDWARKAVDISNAASNALIGTQVKLENNFFANFGAGTTWTAISNGTGVDAYMAANNSLELTDPLARGTSRIQNAGLDPRPATCSPAATSFQAVVDPNGYIQTVGYSGAFDPAQPLSQSWAAGWTFLYCGGHMGEVATYTCSCCTGNTGNVDGDPGDLVDISDLSAMVDFLFFGGSISSCFQENDVDNSASVDISDLQALIDFLFFGASLPACP